A window of Dermacentor andersoni chromosome 4, qqDerAnde1_hic_scaffold, whole genome shotgun sequence genomic DNA:
TTCCCATTCTTCACCTTGCTCACCACTCCATGCATTTTCACCGTACCACTAGGGATAGAGTTCTTTTGTAAACTTTATACAAAATTGCACATTAAATTACATAAAATGGTGCAATTTAGTGAGAAAGAATTTCACTGTTTAGCCGCACTTCTGCCGAGGACCGCGATAGTTCaccatagccagatatctgcataGCCATAGCGTTCGTCAGTCACCATATTGGTAAAACGTGTGAAGTCGCATAGCACTAGACACATGGTGAAATTTTTTTTGAAATCTGTCACGAGTCAAAGAGTCCGACTTGCAGCATACGACAATTTAGGACACATGGTACAAATGAGCGAGCGGTGAACCGGCGCCCCTGCACGGACACTCAGAATGACTTTgcaaataaaatgaaaacaaacGTGTTCATTCAGCTCTCTCATTTTAAACAAAAGATGTCAATTTAAACACGACTGTACGAGAAGTGTAGACATGTATCCGCAAGGCCACATCCACAGTGTCAGCTCTGTTGACAGCTGCTGATGACTAGGAGCCAGCAGGCCTAGCTCGCTGGGCCGTCGAATCGGAAACTCGTGGTGCTGGCGACACGACCGCATGCAGCTCGTAATGAAGCGCCTATGTTGATCAGCACAACACGTACATAATTATGTTGCACTTAAATTGCAATACATTTGATTTTATTGATGCCAACAGAAATGAACGAGCAGACCAGGCGAGCCTGTGATCGTTGGGAGACGgtataggcctagctcgctggccACCGGAGTAGGAGCCGATAGCCCTAGAATTTCACTCTGCGACCCCACAAACTTCCTTGGATTATCTTTCACCATAGGTTGGGCGCTTGCTCAGAATTTAACggtagttcttttttcttttttttaatttaccaaAAGCCAGAGAAACTCATACTTGGCAATGTCTTTGCCCTGGTTTTACAAAAATTAAAACAACACAGACATTCCACTACTTATGCAGGTGTCGCCATCAGTACACGAATGGCACAAAAGAGCAGATACACTCTACTTGTCTATAAAGCAGCTGCAAAcatccacttttatttctggAAGAAATACTGCAGGTGCCAGGTGTTTGTCATCGCTGACACCACCTATGGTTAGAATCGAAATTGCACCTCCATTCTGAATTTTCTTCTTCAAAGCGATAACAAATtgcaatttctttcttgccaAGCAAATATGGTGAGGGAACAATCAAGGGGATTTCATTTGCACCGCATCTTTCATATTTGGCCCTGAAAAATCGAGTGCACGTTGCACTCAAGGGCGCATTGGAGTCTAGTATATATGGTACCAAATtttgaaggcttttttttttttgtttctcttctttCAAAATTCCAAGAGTATTAAACCTGAGCCTCCTGGCTGCCTTCATCTGGCAACAAGTCACCAAGCTATGCTTTCACTCGTTTTATCTTGTGTGCCTAAAACAGCTACACATGTGTTGTGGGCATGCATTCCACTATGTTCAGTAATACGGACCAGCAGAGAAAGCAAACTCAGCTAACCGGCCAAGCTATTTTTTCTCTTATGATAAGAAGTAAtgtaattactttttttttttggtgttatCAGTACTCGTAAACTATTTTTGTATTGGGAGCCAGACACAAGACCACACTTCCAACGTCATAATGGCAATCATGTCTCATATTTAAGTCATTCTCACTGACTAAAGTTTGAGCTCAATAAAAATAATCTTGTGCACATTTCACAGTACTAATTGGGTCAGCTTGACTTAATGTTTGCCTTGGGCATCCCCTTAGAGCAGCTATACTGAACATAACAGTTAGCGAAGAGAAAGTAAAATAGAACCTTCTGTGACGCAGTGGCAAGCATGGTGCCTTCCTGGTTGAGAGCAATGCATGCGATGTCACTTTGGTGGGCAGGGATGGTCACTGGCGACATTGACATGCTTGGCACTGTCGCAGAGAGGTCCTGAAAGCAGAGACAAGAGGGGGGAGGGGTCAAAATGCTAAAAGACCATTAACAGGCTACAGATATGAATGCTGGTAGTGTAGCTATATTTTGTTCTAAGATATCTTGTTCTGAACCAATGGAGCAtagacctaaaaaaaaaaaaaggacacataTCTACCAAAAAGGAATGTATACCATAGAAGCATGATCTTTAACATTTAATGTGTACGTGGGATCAGAAATATTACAACATTAGAActtcaaaaagaacaaagctAGAAAGAGCAGACAACCACCAATGCATGGTGCATACAAATGAATGGggctaaacctcgatataacgaagtaggtaaaattggcaatttgctccattatatcaaaattttgttgtattgaagttcgaccttttatgcaaataagtgcagTTGCCGATCTATTTTTCTTATGTGGAAAGGGGTCGTGGAATTTTTCAAATTATCGGgtaatcgaaaaaagcaaatttgaatgtgAAAACAATTAATTTCGATGAATTTGGGAATCAGCGACAAATGATAAGGTTTCATGCCACGgcaacgatatcttcacattggcggtacgaattaagcgaagctagccacgctttcgcgtgtaCTCCGCCCCCGTGCCTGATGGTGTCACTCGAACTGGGACAATGCTATCGTGGAAAGCGCCGGCaccggggagcgaatgctttatCTACCTCTTGCACCCAATGCTGCGGAAgcaaaatttcattatattgaactCGAATActaacacacttcgttatattgaggttctaattgCATGGTGTTTCGTGGACAAGAGGTTACGAAAAGTTAATTCGTTATATAAGGAATTTCgctatattgaagtttgttatatcgaggtctAACTGTAGTTGCAAGCTCGTACTTCTGGCATGTGTCTCCTTCAGTTGTGCTGCCTTTTTGCACGCTTGCGCAATGAAGGTTAATTGAAAGATGGCAGATGCATGTCACAGTTGTGCACGAGAGCACTCCTGCAGAtgaaaaatatttctgaaagaaaTGTTGCTTCACTAGCCTTTTTTATAACTGCTCAAGTTGGATTCACGAGGAGAAGTTGGATTCGGGGGCGGAAACAAATAGCAGTTATGGCCCACAAACTTGGCATCACATGACCTTGCAATtccaatttttacagcgaagctatctaTGGATAGGATCtggaaaaagaatgtctgaaatGCCGATAAAAAATCACGTGGGCCGACCCCGGTGATAGtgaagaaagggtccaagctcaatggcacatacccttgTGAgctccgagggggggggggggggaggggttgaaGTATGCATCCCTCCCAAAACCTCAGAGAGAGAGATTGAAGTGTTTCTGACGCGTTCGGTTGGGCGTCTCTCGACACCAACACATCCATTGTTGTCGTGGGGTCTTTAACGTTGACATCAGCAAACCCGATAGAAGGTGGATCTCATCATTAATGTTGGAACGTTTCAGCTTAAGTGTTGCACTGAAGTTGATGTGCCAACAACAACATACAACCGATCATGCATTGATCTCACATTTAGCAAGATTTTTGTCTAAAATCTATGTGCAAGCAATTGCAGTTTACCAAAGCGGCCATAAGGCAATTATCAATATGTTGACCAAGTgaattgaatttaaaaaaaaaaagacaaaagtaaACAACGAAGTTATGCGTTGTCTTTTTACCCCATTTAACATAACCACCAAACAAAATAATTTAAAATTAAACAAAACCAACAGCTTTTCTGGTCTTCCATATTCACATAttggaagggctctgaattttttgCGAAGTCCACATCGGGTCAGGCCTTAGCGACCATACTGATTTGAATAAAGCAAGGGAAAGCTAGCCTGGACATTGAACTGACTTCATCATCAATGTATTTAGAGAGTTGCTGAGGCCCATGTCTGTTGTGCACCTACATTGCAAAGCACAGTGCATTCACATGCATATTTCATGTGCACGGAGAAATTGCCTGTATCAGAAGGCAAGACTGAAACGATTGCAGAGAAAATTTACTTCAGCTGGGAGAAGGGAAGCTAATATGCAGACCCTTGCACTCTTTTAACAGATAATGTGAACCACAATGTCTGGTACTCAGTTGCGCATGTGCCACCAACAGAGCTGGGTGGCTCCTGCACTGGTTTGGGTTTTACAAAAATTAATACCACACCAAGAATTATATGACAGGCTAGTCTGCTAGCACATGAGTAATCATCACTTGGAACTGCAAGCGAGAAGAGCGGGTTCCAAAATTTGCTGCAATATCTTACCACAAGTTGGACGCCGCCGCACCTCTGGCCGGGAAAGACAAGGAGGTGCCTCTCGGCAGCAGCGGAAGGCGTCACTTGGCAGAGGCCTCAAGGGAAAAGAATGAAATTTGCTCATACCCATTCATTTAGTAAAATATTCTTAACGCTGATTTCTGTTTAGATTTACAATAGCCATCCTTTGCACGGCCATTGAGAACTTGGTTAACATGGAAGTAAAACAGTAATTGAGCTCACAAATGCTACAAAAATGACACTATGTTTTCACCTAGTAAAAAAATAACTGTGCAGTGCTGACACCATGCAGTCTTCTTATAATGACCACTACTTATGATGATGGGCAGTGTCCAGTACACTGAATGTTGAATCTGTAAAACCTGCCAATGCAACAATATATGACAAAGTTCTAATGATAGGGTTATTTTACTTTTCATGAGCATCATAACTGGACTAGTGTAGTGGGAAACATTTATCCCCATCTATCTACCACAGAAAAGTtgaacttttttgttgttgtgtttaCAATTGTAGTGGCAGTATGTGTAAACTGAcacatccatcatcatcatcatcatcatcatcatcatcatcatcatcatcagcctgattacgcccactgcagggcaaaggcctttcccatacttctaactaccccggtcatatactaattgtggccatattgtccctgcaaacttcttaagctcatctgcccacctaactttctgccgccccctgctacgcttcccttcccttggaatccattgcacaacccttcaatcaatcaatcagtttttATTACATAAAGATAATATACAGATAGTGGtacacagaaggaggtcccatagttaaaactgaattgggacctcctgttcatGGTTAACACAAAAGTTCATTAggcaagcaacagcagctcaattggtacaatTACAATAATGATAAATAATGAGATACAAATCTAAGTAGATGAAGTAATTAATAGACAATATAATGCCAGTAAGCAATATTTCGAAACTAGATAAAGCTAAagtaaaagaggaagaaagaaaaagaaattaaagaaagaaaattacatgTTGGAGTACATCggttatgaccatcggttatcttcactcctcattgCATGTCTTGATTTGATTCTTGAttgattttcttgatttcaactaagatgtcattaactcgcgtttgttccctcacccaatctgctcttttcttatcccttaacgttacacctatcattcttctttccatagctcgttgcattgtcctcaatttaagtagaacccttttcgtaagcctccaggtttctgccgcgtacgtgagtactggtaatacacagccgttataaacttttctcttgagggataatggcaacctgctgttcatgatttgagaatgcctgccaaacgcaccccagcccattcttattcttctgattatttcagtctcatgatccggatccgcggtcactacgtgccctaagtagatgtattcccttaccacttccagtgcttcgctacctatcataaactgctgttctcttccgagactgttaacattactttagttttctgcagatttaatttttagacccacccttctgctttgcctctccaggtcagtgagcatgcagtgcaattggtcccctgagttactaagcaaggcaatatcatcagagagtcggaagttactaaggtattctccattaaatcttatccccaattcttctcaacctaggtctctgaatacctcctgtaaacacgctgtgaatagcattggagagatcgtatctccctgcctgacgcctttctttattgggattttgttgctttctttatggaggactacggtggctatggagccactataggtatctttcagtatatttacatacggctcgtctacaccccgattccgtaacgcctccatgcccgctgaggtttcgactgaatcaaacgctttctcgtaatcaatgaaagctatatgtaaaggttggttatatgccgcacatttttctatcacctgattgatagtgtgaatatcgtctactgttgagtagcctttatggaatcctgcctggtcatttggttgacagaagtctaaggtgttcctgattctattggcgattaccttagtaaatactctgtaggcaacggacagtaagctgatcggtctataatttttccagtcttgggccgccgctctgcgcagctcggacctcggaatccagatgtgggcagtccagcaagcccgtgaggcagcgttgaggcagggccttgacgttcctccgtgggagacctgaacccgggtcgcgttaaaccttgccggacatacaagaaagttgtatctatccatctatccattggcgtcccctttcttatggattaggattatgctagcgttcttccaagattccggtgcgctcgaggtcatgaggcattgcgtatacagggtggccagtttttctagaaaaatctgcccaccatccttaaacaaatctgttgttacctgatcctccccagctgccttccccctttgcatagctcccaaggctttctttacttcttcctgcgttacttgtgggatttcaaattcctctagactattctctcttccattatcatcgtgggtgccactggtactgtataaatctctatagaactcctcagccacttgaactatctcatccatattagtaatgacattgccggctttgtctcttaacgcatacatctgattcttgcctattcctagtttattcttcactgcttttaggcttcctccattcctgagagcatgttcaattctatccatattatacttccttatgtcagctgtatttcacttgttgattaacttggaaagttctgccagttctattctagctgtagggttagaggctttcatacactgacACATCCACCTGGTATCAAAACAGCATAAGCAGTAGCCTCAAAAGAAAGTAAACACAGCATTGTCAATGACAACTACTGAATGATATTAGGAAACATCACTAATTTACAGTGTACACAGTTAATGAAATGTGAACAATGCAGCCGAACTAAGACTAATAAGCCTGCATGACTCATCAGATTATATTCTGCCACTGCCCACTGCAAGGTAGAATAAAAAATACAGCTGAAACAAAGTTGATGTTCCAAAGGGATGACTTTGCAAGTTTTCTGTCAGCTTATTTCCCAGATGAAGCAATCAATTCTGATGTTATAGAAAtatcaaaagaaataaaagcgacCTTACCTCTCGGATTGTCCCACGTATCGCATGTAAACAACTTGGCCGGGCTATTTAGGAATGACATCACGTGGATCTGACGCCTGGTCACCACAAATATCCTATGcagaacagaaaacaaaaaaatatatatacatgtcTAGCATCAAGTCTTGCATTTACACCTCAGCACTTCAATTGAAGTGCTTTCAAGTGAACAAGTTTCATGTAGCATGGAGCAAAGAATTTCGAGCGAGTCGAATTGCAGATCGTTTATGGAATACGTGTTCTGTCATATTGATGCTTTTTAAGCATAATGTAGTTTCCATTTTTTGCATAAGACACGAGTGGCAGTAACTGTAAAAGTGAAGGAGGTGTGGCAAACTACTGGATCGATTTTTTGAAATGACAGGCGGATGTGTGGGACAGTTgaattattgatttttttttatataacacACAACCTATTATTGCTTTGCACAAGCCATCAAGCACTTAATAGTTTGAAAGTAATGATTAGAGAGGCAAGACCTCAGTGAGCAGCAGGATGGTAACATGCATCACATCAATCACGGTTTAGTGCCTCCTCCAAGGACAAATAATGTCTGCATACATACTTGTCCCTCCTGAGCCTCACAGCCAAGACTGTGGTGGGAAAAGTAAACTCCATGACGAATCGCTTGGTCATGTCATCCCACACGAGCACTGCAAAATAGAGGATATAATTAATGCATATTATATGCCTTCATAAATGCCCAAGAGCTTTGTGTGAAAACAATCGAACCGACCGGTGTTGTCGGCGAACTTGGGCGAAGGTCCGCCTCCAACAACGGCCAACAGGTTTGTGCGATGCAGCATTTCGCAAATGGCGAGGCTGCCGACCTGAGACATATCTGCGTAAACAAGGGACGTAAGCGTACGCGTGTGAGCAGTGTCCAGACATCGTAATTAGCCAAACTGAACAGACGAAGAAAGGCCTGTACCCAAGTGCGCTTTTTCGGCCAGTGGTTCAACATTAAATATCCGCAGTCCCGTGTCCATGCAGCAGGAGAAACAACCTGAAGGAAGAAACAAAAGTTATTGTAGCTGCACTACACGTCGTGCACAAACACCTTATAACAACTGCTCAATGGGCTAAAACTTATGACACCACAGGTCCTTGCGTTGCAGAAGCTTTACCAACAAATGGACAAGAACTTAGACGTCTTGCACACAATGCAAACTCCCCAGTCCAAAGGATTTGGCGCTCAAAAAAGGTATCCTATGGTCACGCATCTCTAAACTCTCATTGCACTCCCGCTTCTGTTTCACCCAAGCGCACAATAAATAAtttgacggcctaaataaaaacTAAACTCTCGTGAGTTGCAGCGAGAGAACCAGTAAACAAAGGCTGCTTGGTCTTACCGTGATCTTGGTTGAACTGAAGACTAAGCACTTTGCCTTCCGTATACGACATAATCGTATTTACAATGTACAAGCAATTATGAGAATTCAAAAGCGCGAAATATACAAAGCTGTCAATACGCCTATTACTCCAGAACGGCTTTACTGCAATCGATGCGCTCGCAAAGGACACCCAGCTGCACAAACAAAATAATCGTACCCCGCCtactctctctcactcactcctttcattcttttttttttagctctccctctctttttttttttttttaccttcaggGTGGCTAGACTGGTGTAGCCAAGTTATAGCCGAGTTGAGCGATCAAGTCGGCGCAAGCCAATCCGTAATACAGCTGCGATTGTGGCTCCGCTTTGATTTGCAGAGATTACAGAGCAAGTTTGAAAAGTCTATCTAATTTTCTTCGGAGTTTCATTGCAACACGGCACATTCTGCGTGCTCTCACTCGGTGTGAACGCGCTCACACCTCAACGCGTGTCCGACGCTTTAACGTGTACACAAAGTAGGGACATCTGGTGGCCTAACGGTACTTCGCGCTCGCCATATTGCCGCTGGGCGCTCGCGCTCTGCGGCGCAGGAGCGTCTGCTTGGCAATTTTCTCTCCGCAGGGCTCCTGCTCGCCGGGCACCTGCAAATGGCTGCACCGCGTCGAGATGCACTGCAATGCAACCCGGGCGGCGAGTGTGCACGTCCAGTGCAAGGCCTAAATGAGAGCACGGGGCCGGACGGTGCAAGTGCGGAGGGCGCATTTCTGGCGGCCTGGCGAAGGAGTCCGCGGTTCGCCCAGTGAAGCCTGCGGGACCCTCTGAGCGCGCGTGCGCCCCGTCTGCAAGCGCCGAGAGCGACGGGCGCCCAGCCCACCCCCCATTTGGAGGAGGAAGTTTGCGTGTGATGTGCGATGTGCCCTGCTGATGCGTTGCTATGGACTCTACGGATAACACGGAGGAAAGAGAAGACGAAAAATGTCCCA
This region includes:
- the LOC126537146 gene encoding WD repeat domain phosphoinositide-interacting protein 4-like, with product MSYTEGKVLSLQFNQDHGCFSCCMDTGLRIFNVEPLAEKAHLDMSQVGSLAICEMLHRTNLLAVVGGGPSPKFADNTVLVWDDMTKRFVMEFTFPTTVLAVRLRRDKIFVVTRRQIHVMSFLNSPAKLFTCDTWDNPRGLCQVTPSAAAERHLLVFPGQRCGGVQLVDLSATVPSMSMSPVTIPAHQSDIACIALNQEGTMLATASQKGTLIRVFDTLKRNLVVELRRGADPATLYCINFSQDSEYICASSDKGTIHIFALKNTKLNRRSTFQKMGFLGPYMESQWALANFTVPAECACICAFGTGSSVYAICVDGSFHKYVFTKDGNCNREAYDIFLDACEDDDL